The Sorangiineae bacterium MSr11367 genome window below encodes:
- a CDS encoding DHCW motif cupin fold protein, translated as MRIADVPFGTTDWSTIQPTVHPGERGTAYWRSLQLGPIRVRMVEYTPGYLADHWCSKGHILLCLEGQLETELADGRHFVLTPGQSYQVADDAESHRSSTESGAKLFIVD; from the coding sequence ATGCGAATCGCGGACGTCCCTTTCGGGACCACGGATTGGTCGACCATCCAGCCCACGGTGCACCCGGGCGAGCGGGGCACCGCTTACTGGCGGAGCCTGCAACTCGGCCCCATCCGCGTGCGTATGGTCGAGTACACGCCTGGCTACTTGGCGGATCATTGGTGCTCGAAGGGCCACATCCTGCTGTGTCTCGAGGGACAGCTCGAGACCGAGCTCGCTGACGGACGTCACTTCGTGCTGACACCTGGCCAGTCGTACCAGGTGGCCGACGATGCGGAGTCGCACCGCTCCTCGACGGAGAGCGGTGCGAAGCTGTTCATCGTGGATTGA
- a CDS encoding RidA family protein, producing the protein MQNRSSIVPREMQNLHERFRYSPGVRAGNLLFIAGQVGRDEDLNVVEGKEAQFTQAFENVKKVLAAAGATMDDVVDMVSYHTDMRDLPLFMQVRDRYVTNTERYPAWTALGVSALAMPGLIAEIKCTALLP; encoded by the coding sequence ATGCAAAATCGATCGTCCATCGTTCCGCGAGAGATGCAGAATCTTCACGAAAGGTTTCGTTACTCGCCCGGCGTGAGAGCCGGAAATCTGCTGTTCATCGCGGGCCAGGTTGGCCGAGACGAAGACCTGAACGTCGTCGAAGGCAAGGAGGCCCAGTTCACGCAGGCCTTCGAGAACGTGAAGAAGGTGCTGGCGGCCGCCGGTGCCACCATGGACGACGTGGTCGACATGGTGAGCTACCACACGGACATGCGCGACCTGCCGCTGTTCATGCAAGTGCGCGACCGCTACGTCACGAACACCGAACGCTACCCCGCGTGGACGGCACTCGGCGTCAGCGCGCTCGCGATGCCGGGATTGATCGCCGAGATCAAATGCACGGCGCTTTTGCCGTAG
- a CDS encoding LysR family transcriptional regulator — MVNLALVDLNLLVALDALLAEAHVGRAARRIGRSQPAVSHSLRRLRELLGDALLVRIGPRMELTPRALGLRASLPDALERVQSLLAAESFVPATSSRRFQVVIHDHLADLVVPAIVRRMSTEAPRAWLEVLPWESPFAMTPERLRSLDLFTSCSTADLPGFDRRPLFTDRDVVVARRDHPLVTRLGTMRTFAEARHIAVTRDPLDAWLLKEGVERRIGLTVPSYLQALHAAAASDLVAFVPRRLAEALAAPLSLAIVKPPIDPGPYQEFLFYPRRRDGDGAARWLHDIVLAIGRDVDAPTRRRRRTLEAGKDGKSRNVGSR, encoded by the coding sequence ATGGTCAATCTCGCGTTGGTGGATCTCAATCTCCTCGTCGCACTCGACGCGTTGCTCGCCGAAGCTCACGTTGGCCGCGCGGCTCGCCGGATCGGGCGCTCGCAGCCCGCGGTCAGCCATTCTCTCCGGCGACTGCGTGAGCTGCTTGGTGACGCGCTGCTCGTCCGCATAGGTCCGAGGATGGAGCTGACGCCTCGTGCCCTTGGCCTTCGTGCGTCGTTGCCCGATGCGCTCGAGCGCGTTCAGAGCCTCCTCGCCGCCGAGTCGTTCGTGCCGGCGACGAGCTCGCGGCGCTTCCAGGTCGTGATCCACGACCACCTCGCGGATCTGGTCGTGCCCGCGATCGTGCGGCGGATGAGCACAGAGGCGCCGCGTGCTTGGCTCGAAGTGCTGCCCTGGGAGAGTCCGTTTGCGATGACGCCCGAACGCCTGCGCTCGCTCGATCTGTTCACCTCGTGCTCAACCGCCGATCTCCCGGGCTTCGATCGCCGGCCGCTCTTCACCGATCGCGACGTGGTGGTCGCCCGCCGCGATCACCCGCTCGTAACGCGGCTCGGGACGATGCGGACGTTCGCTGAGGCACGTCACATCGCCGTGACGCGGGATCCGCTCGATGCTTGGCTGCTGAAGGAAGGCGTCGAGCGTAGGATTGGGTTGACCGTACCGAGCTACCTGCAAGCACTTCACGCGGCGGCGGCCAGCGATCTCGTCGCGTTCGTGCCACGACGTCTTGCAGAGGCGTTGGCCGCGCCGTTATCGCTCGCGATCGTGAAGCCGCCAATCGATCCGGGGCCGTACCAGGAATTTCTGTTCTACCCGCGGCGGCGCGACGGCGATGGCGCCGCCCGATGGTTGCACGATATCGTGCTCGCGATCGGGCGGGACGTCGACGCGCCGACGCGACGCCGACGCCGGACGCTCGAGGCCGGGAAGGATGGGAAGTCTCGAAACGTAGGAAGTCGTTAG